One region of Pogona vitticeps strain Pit_001003342236 chromosome 1, PviZW2.1, whole genome shotgun sequence genomic DNA includes:
- the SEC22A gene encoding vesicle-trafficking protein SEC22a isoform X1 — translation MSMILSASVVRVRDGLPLSASTDYEQNSGVQECRKYFKILAKRLSQLPDRCTLQAGQYNINFISSLGVSYMMLCTENYPSVLAFCFLDELQKEFITTYNMMKTNTAVRPYCFIEFDNFIQRTKHRYNNPRSLSTKVNLADMQTEIRLRPPYQISSSELGSANGYPHISLPEYRGAEKIATGPHQRLGPVTLSGIVSFVLSLLCGALNLIRGFHAVESLLQDEREDFSYIIAFFLGTAACLYQCYLFVYCTGWRNIKSFLTFGLICLCNMYLYELRNLWQIFFHVTVGAFSMLQIRLRQPQGKSPDYNV, via the exons ATGTCCATGATCTTGTCTGCCTCAGTGGTCCGTGTGAGAGATGGACTCCCTCTATCTGCCTCTACTGACTATGAGCAAAACAGTGGTGTGCAGGAGTGCAGAAAATACTTCAAAATTCTTGCAAAGAGACTTTCTCAGCTTCCAGATAGATGTACTTTGCAAGCAGGACAGTATAACATAAA TTTTATTAGTTCCCTGGGAGTGAGTTACATGATGCTCTGCACTGAAAATTACCCCAGTGTCCTGGCTTTCTGCTTCCTGGACGAGCTTCAGAAAGAGTTCATTACCACATACAACATGATGAAGACAAATACGGCTGTTAGACCTTACTGTTTCATTGAGTTTG ATAATTTCATTCAGAGGACCAAGCACAGATACAATAATCCACGCTCTCTGTCAACAAAAGTAAACCTTGCTGACATGCAGACAGAAATCAGGCTGAGGCCACCATACCAGATTTCTTCATCTGAATTAGGTTCAGCCAATGGATATCCACACATATCTCTTCCAGAATACAGAGGTGCTGAGAAAATAGCTACGG gCCCTCATCAGCGACTGGGACCTGTGACGCTGTCTGGGATAGTTTCCTTTGTACTGAGTCTTTTATGTGGAGCTTTGAATTTAATTCGTGGTTTTCATGCCGTAGAGAGTCTTCTGCAG GATGAGAGAGAAGACTTCAGCTACATTATTGCCTTTTTTCTTGGCACAGCAGCTTGTTTATATCAG TGCTATCTGTTTGTATACTGCACAGGCTGGCGGAACATCAAATCCTTCCTAACGTTTGGCTTAATCTGCCTGTGCAATATGTATCTTTATGAACTGCGCAACCTTTGGCAGATCTTTTTTCATGTAACTGTGGGCGCTTTTTCAATGTTACAAATCCGGCTAAGGCAGCCACAAGGGAAGTCTCCTGATTACAACGTGTGA